A part of Caretta caretta isolate rCarCar2 chromosome 1, rCarCar1.hap1, whole genome shotgun sequence genomic DNA contains:
- the SLN gene encoding sarcolipin, with product MDRSTQELFLNFMIVLITVLLMWILVKSYQE from the coding sequence ATGGACCGATCCACGCAAGAGCTTTTCCTCAACTTCATGATTGTCCTCATAACTGTGCTCCTCATGTGGATTCTGGTGAAATCTTATCAGGAATAA